Proteins from a genomic interval of Shewanella seohaensis:
- a CDS encoding MFS transporter — MQAVLDTIIDSKQRDTRLMWALCVASVVVYINLYLMQGMLPLIAEHFAVSGSKATLILSVTSFSLAFSLLIYAVVSDRIGRHTPIVVSLWLLALSNLLLIWAGDFNALVYVRFLQGVLLAAVPAIAMAYFKEQLSPSTMLKAAGIYIMANSIGGIVGRLLGGVMSQFLSWQESMWLLFLVTLAGVALTSYLLPSGADAQAVSGGQATSPTLSKRARLLQDIYGFSHHLTDPQMRLAYAIGGITFMMMVNQFSFIQLHLMAAPYEWSRFQATLIFLCYSSGTVASYFTAKWLAKFGQHKLYQWSWCLMLLGSLLTLFDTPVTISLGFLMTACGFFLTHSCCNSFVAMRASRDRAKATSLYLCCYYLGAALGGPYLMLFWHKAEWQGVVMGSLTLLALIALAIGRLRYHQTQMSRVTL, encoded by the coding sequence GTGCAAGCCGTGTTAGACACTATTATCGACAGTAAACAACGTGATACCCGACTGATGTGGGCCCTGTGTGTGGCTTCCGTGGTGGTGTATATCAATCTGTATTTGATGCAGGGCATGTTACCGCTGATCGCCGAGCATTTTGCGGTATCTGGCTCTAAGGCAACGCTTATCCTCTCGGTTACCAGCTTTTCGCTGGCGTTTTCGCTGTTAATTTATGCGGTTGTGTCCGACAGAATTGGCCGCCACACGCCGATTGTAGTGAGTCTCTGGCTACTGGCACTTTCGAATCTGCTGTTGATTTGGGCTGGGGATTTTAATGCTCTTGTCTACGTACGCTTTTTACAGGGCGTGCTGTTAGCGGCGGTCCCCGCCATTGCCATGGCCTATTTTAAGGAGCAACTCTCGCCAAGCACTATGCTCAAAGCGGCGGGCATTTATATCATGGCCAATAGCATCGGCGGGATTGTCGGTCGGTTACTGGGCGGGGTGATGTCGCAGTTTTTATCTTGGCAAGAGTCCATGTGGTTGCTGTTTTTAGTCACGCTTGCGGGTGTTGCCTTAACCAGTTATTTATTGCCTTCTGGGGCCGATGCCCAGGCGGTATCGGGCGGACAAGCCACCTCGCCAACACTGTCAAAACGGGCACGTTTATTACAGGATATTTATGGCTTTAGCCATCACCTAACCGATCCGCAGATGCGTTTAGCCTATGCCATCGGGGGGATCACTTTTATGATGATGGTGAATCAATTTAGCTTTATTCAGCTGCATTTGATGGCCGCACCCTACGAGTGGAGCCGTTTCCAAGCGACCTTGATCTTCCTGTGTTATTCCAGTGGTACCGTGGCCTCCTATTTTACTGCCAAGTGGCTGGCAAAATTTGGTCAGCACAAGTTATATCAATGGTCTTGGTGTTTGATGTTGCTGGGCAGTTTATTGACCCTGTTCGATACGCCAGTCACGATTAGCCTAGGCTTTTTGATGACGGCCTGTGGCTTCTTCTTAACCCACAGCTGCTGCAACTCCTTTGTGGCGATGCGCGCAAGCCGCGACCGCGCTAAAGCGACTTCGCTGTATTTATGTTGCTATTACTTAGGCGCCGCGCTGGGCGGGCCTTACCTGATGCTGTTTTGGCATAAAGCCGAGTGGCAGGGAGTGGTGATGGGATCATTAACACTCCTTGCATTAATCGCCTTAGCTATCGGTCGGTTGCGTTATCACCAGACCCAGATGAGCCGCGTGACGCTCTAG
- a CDS encoding MATE family efflux transporter, protein MTQAKFVEGSILRHILVMSSTAAVGISALFVVDLLDIFFLSLLGEHELAAAVGYAGSISFFTTSIGIGLSIALGALVSRSIGAKDVELAKRLLLNSAAVTTLISLFVSVVVTCFIPELVTLVGASGHTAELAESYLYILVPSLPFICLAMALGGALRAVGDAKLSMMSTLAGGGVNAVLDPIFIFLFAMGIEGAALASVLARIAVFIIAGRGVVVKHQLLGKFNFSYFVADLKPIFAIAGPAMLTNIATPIGNAFVTRAIADFGDAYVAGWAVLGRLVPVTFGMIFALSGAIGPIVGQNFGAGRFDRVRESLTKAIQFCTLYVVVMSLLLFLLKSQVVSLFDMKGDSAALIEFFCSYIAVFFTFSGILFVANASFNNLGKAKYSTLFNVGKATLGTVPFVYFGAQWGGVYGVLIGQVLGSILFGIMGVWVAYRLVDKVALASRANAAQPLGNDTEEAQAKCQQLLAGDEEEIANCVGQNLPSSTSPFSSSHVQMGQLTEEQECEAATAAVDFDKAKPNTP, encoded by the coding sequence ATGACCCAAGCCAAATTCGTTGAAGGTTCGATTCTTCGTCATATCCTCGTGATGAGTTCGACCGCTGCCGTGGGGATTTCTGCCTTATTTGTGGTCGATTTACTCGATATTTTCTTCTTAAGTTTACTCGGCGAACATGAACTGGCCGCGGCGGTGGGCTATGCGGGCAGTATTTCGTTTTTTACGACTTCTATCGGTATCGGCCTGTCGATTGCGCTCGGCGCGTTAGTTTCCCGCTCGATTGGTGCAAAGGATGTGGAGCTGGCTAAACGCCTCTTGCTCAATAGTGCGGCGGTGACCACCTTAATCAGCCTTTTTGTGAGTGTGGTGGTGACCTGTTTTATCCCCGAATTAGTGACTTTGGTAGGGGCGAGCGGCCATACCGCGGAACTGGCCGAGAGTTATCTGTACATTTTGGTGCCTTCTTTACCCTTTATTTGCCTTGCGATGGCCCTTGGCGGTGCGCTGCGTGCCGTTGGGGATGCGAAGCTGTCGATGATGTCGACCTTAGCGGGCGGCGGCGTTAATGCGGTGCTGGATCCGATTTTTATTTTCCTGTTTGCCATGGGGATTGAAGGCGCGGCACTGGCATCGGTGCTTGCCCGTATCGCGGTCTTTATCATTGCCGGGCGCGGTGTGGTGGTAAAACATCAACTGCTGGGCAAATTTAACTTCAGCTATTTTGTTGCCGATCTCAAACCGATTTTCGCCATTGCCGGGCCTGCCATGCTGACGAATATCGCTACGCCCATTGGTAACGCCTTTGTGACCCGCGCGATTGCGGATTTCGGTGATGCCTATGTGGCCGGTTGGGCGGTGCTTGGCAGGTTAGTCCCGGTCACCTTTGGGATGATTTTTGCGTTATCCGGCGCCATTGGGCCGATTGTTGGGCAAAACTTTGGGGCGGGTCGATTCGACCGGGTGCGCGAAAGTTTAACCAAGGCGATTCAATTTTGTACCTTGTATGTGGTAGTGATGTCGCTGCTACTGTTCTTGCTCAAATCGCAGGTGGTGAGCCTATTCGATATGAAAGGCGATAGCGCGGCGCTTATCGAGTTTTTCTGTAGCTATATCGCGGTGTTTTTTACCTTCTCAGGCATTTTATTTGTGGCCAATGCTTCGTTTAATAATCTGGGCAAAGCCAAATACTCTACCTTGTTTAACGTTGGTAAAGCGACGTTAGGCACTGTGCCATTCGTGTATTTTGGCGCGCAGTGGGGCGGGGTATACGGTGTGTTAATCGGCCAAGTATTGGGTTCGATTCTGTTTGGGATCATGGGTGTGTGGGTGGCTTACCGATTAGTCGATAAAGTCGCACTGGCAAGCCGCGCAAACGCAGCACAGCCCTTGGGGAACGATACCGAAGAGGCGCAGGCTAAGTGCCAACAACTGCTGGCGGGGGATGAGGAAGAAATTGCTAATTGTGTTGGCCAAAATCTGCCTTCATCTACGAGTCCGTTTTCATCCTCCCATGTGCAAATGGGGCAATTGACCGAAGAGCAGGAATGCGAGGCGGCCACGGCTGCGGTGGATTTTGATAAAGCGAAACCTAATACGCCCTAA
- the yqfB gene encoding N(4)-acetylcytidine aminohydrolase: MLTKITFFERFEPDILSGAKTITLRDEAESHVFAGQILPVSTFEADRWFCDIKVIEVVPVLFSALTEQHAAQENMTLPELRRVIQEIYPGLEQLFQIRFCVLSTTADAID; encoded by the coding sequence TTGTTAACCAAAATCACTTTCTTTGAGCGTTTCGAGCCAGATATTTTATCGGGAGCTAAGACCATTACCTTAAGGGATGAAGCCGAGTCCCATGTGTTCGCTGGACAAATTTTGCCAGTATCGACCTTCGAAGCTGACCGTTGGTTTTGTGATATCAAGGTCATTGAGGTTGTGCCTGTGTTGTTTTCTGCGCTGACAGAGCAACATGCAGCGCAGGAGAATATGACGCTGCCAGAGCTGCGCCGAGTGATCCAAGAGATTTATCCCGGCCTTGAGCAGTTATTTCAAATTCGCTTTTGTGTTTTGAGTACAACGGCAGACGCTATTGACTAA
- a CDS encoding alpha/beta hydrolase, whose product MQKVTFPNQYKMNVTGNLYLPKDMKAGEKRAAIIVGHPMGAVKEQSAVLYAQQLADRGFVTIAIDLSFWGESEGNPRNAVLPDMYAEDFSAAVDFLGTSEFADRERIGVLGICGSGSFAISAAKIDPRMKAIATVSMYDMGGFSRHLYGKSLTLAQRQQMIAEAAAQRYVEFSGGQTQYTGGTPHEIDENSHPIAKEFYDFYRTPRGEFTPAGSSPELTTHPTLSSNTKFMNFYPFNDIESISPRPLLFVAGDEAHSLEFSQEAYSLAAEPKELYLVKGAGHVDLYDRVNLIPFDKLTQFFTQYL is encoded by the coding sequence ATGCAAAAAGTAACTTTTCCAAATCAATACAAGATGAATGTCACGGGCAATCTTTATTTGCCTAAGGATATGAAGGCAGGCGAAAAACGCGCCGCCATTATCGTAGGCCACCCTATGGGTGCGGTAAAAGAACAAAGCGCCGTGCTCTATGCCCAGCAACTGGCCGATCGTGGTTTTGTAACTATTGCCATCGACTTATCCTTCTGGGGTGAGAGTGAGGGCAATCCCCGCAATGCCGTGCTGCCAGACATGTACGCTGAAGACTTTAGCGCCGCGGTAGACTTTCTGGGCACTAGCGAGTTTGCCGACAGAGAGCGCATTGGCGTGCTCGGGATCTGTGGCAGCGGTAGTTTTGCCATTAGCGCCGCGAAAATTGATCCACGCATGAAAGCCATTGCTACCGTCAGCATGTATGACATGGGCGGATTTAGCCGTCATCTCTATGGCAAGTCGTTGACCTTAGCGCAGCGCCAACAAATGATCGCCGAGGCGGCCGCGCAGCGTTATGTGGAGTTTAGCGGCGGTCAAACTCAATACACTGGCGGTACGCCCCATGAAATCGATGAAAACTCTCACCCCATTGCTAAGGAGTTTTATGATTTCTATCGCACCCCAAGGGGAGAGTTTACGCCAGCGGGATCATCGCCTGAGCTGACGACGCATCCGACCCTGAGCAGTAACACTAAGTTTATGAATTTCTATCCATTTAACGATATTGAGTCTATTTCTCCGCGCCCCTTGTTATTTGTTGCTGGCGATGAAGCGCACTCACTGGAGTTTAGCCAAGAAGCCTACAGCCTCGCAGCGGAGCCTAAAGAACTCTATCTGGTAAAAGGTGCTGGCCATGTTGACTTGTATGACAGAGTGAACCTGATCCCCTTCGATAAGTTGACGCAGTTTTTCACTCAATATCTGTAA
- a CDS encoding (R)-mandelonitrile lyase produces MKPMHFGLGSLLLLTLGVQAAEPVLASVPVSEARPKTVITAEQISIARNGTQLPVTGLEDYFTGPVRVEPLFQAKGEGRASGALVTFEPGSRTHWHTHPVGQTLIVTSGMGWVQQEGQTRLEIHPGDVVQIPANVKHWHGATSITPMTHIAIQEANAGKVITWLESVSPAQYDKP; encoded by the coding sequence ATGAAACCCATGCATTTTGGATTAGGCTCCCTGCTATTGTTAACGCTTGGCGTTCAGGCAGCAGAGCCAGTACTAGCATCAGTGCCTGTGTCAGAGGCAAGACCTAAAACCGTGATTACTGCTGAGCAAATCAGTATTGCCCGCAATGGCACTCAACTCCCTGTGACAGGGCTCGAAGACTATTTTACCGGTCCAGTGCGCGTAGAGCCTTTATTCCAAGCCAAGGGCGAAGGTCGCGCATCTGGCGCCTTAGTCACCTTTGAGCCGGGCAGTCGCACCCATTGGCATACTCATCCCGTGGGGCAAACCTTAATCGTCACTTCTGGAATGGGTTGGGTGCAGCAAGAAGGTCAAACACGCCTTGAAATTCATCCAGGGGATGTGGTGCAGATCCCTGCGAATGTCAAACATTGGCATGGCGCGACGAGCATTACGCCCATGACGCATATCGCCATACAAGAAGCCAACGCGGGTAAGGTGATCACATGGCTAGAAAGTGTCTCCCCAGCTCAATATGACAAGCCCTGA
- a CDS encoding DUF2986 domain-containing protein encodes MNKKQKIVKKMAKREKAKQNKIEKPKVGAKPRYISKAERARLEAETPEAVALEAAQDSAGTDASSAEDKAAS; translated from the coding sequence ATGAACAAGAAGCAAAAGATCGTTAAGAAGATGGCTAAGCGCGAAAAAGCCAAACAAAACAAAATCGAGAAACCCAAAGTGGGTGCAAAACCGCGTTATATTTCTAAAGCGGAGCGCGCGCGTCTCGAAGCCGAAACGCCTGAAGCAGTAGCTTTAGAAGCAGCGCAAGATAGCGCAGGTACCGATGCATCTAGCGCGGAAGATAAGGCTGCGAGCTAA
- a CDS encoding AraC family transcriptional regulator, translating into MMQDEEMMACLSQGLADNVAKRTLGVEWASSEVEGLEFYRQNAPTSNSVCIVEPSIAVVVQGTKSMTLGEQVLIYDPSRFLITSLELPATMQVLEASAEKPYLGVVLKLDLAVMSDLMLQTPLARHKDTVTDQGMILGHSTPSLLNAFSRLVALLDEPESIPVLAPLIKREIYWRVLISEQGARLRQIVSAGSHGLRIAHSIEWLKVNFAQHFSIDDLADMTRMSKSTFHHHFRQLTSMSPLQYQKRLRLMEARRLMLSESIDAAAAAYRVGYESPSQFSREYSRLFGNSPKRDVDIHWLSST; encoded by the coding sequence ATGATGCAAGATGAAGAAATGATGGCCTGTTTATCCCAAGGGCTTGCCGACAATGTGGCCAAAAGAACCCTTGGCGTCGAATGGGCATCGTCTGAGGTCGAAGGGCTTGAGTTTTATCGGCAGAATGCGCCCACCTCCAATTCGGTCTGTATTGTCGAGCCAAGTATTGCAGTTGTGGTGCAAGGTACGAAGAGCATGACCCTCGGGGAGCAGGTATTGATCTACGATCCGAGTCGATTCTTAATCACTTCTTTAGAGTTACCCGCCACCATGCAAGTGTTAGAGGCCAGTGCTGAAAAACCTTACCTCGGTGTCGTGCTGAAACTCGATTTGGCGGTGATGAGTGACTTAATGTTGCAAACACCCTTGGCGAGGCATAAGGATACGGTTACCGATCAAGGCATGATTTTAGGCCATTCCACCCCAAGCTTGTTGAATGCTTTCAGCCGGTTAGTCGCCTTACTCGATGAGCCTGAATCGATTCCTGTGCTTGCGCCTCTGATTAAAAGAGAGATTTACTGGCGTGTGCTTATTAGTGAGCAGGGCGCGCGCTTAAGGCAAATTGTCTCGGCGGGCAGCCATGGTTTACGCATCGCCCATTCTATCGAGTGGCTTAAGGTGAATTTTGCCCAACATTTTAGCATTGATGATTTAGCCGATATGACCCGAATGAGTAAATCGACCTTTCACCATCATTTTCGCCAATTGACCTCGATGAGTCCGCTGCAATATCAAAAACGGTTACGCTTGATGGAGGCTCGCCGATTGATGTTAAGCGAGAGCATAGATGCCGCCGCAGCCGCCTATCGTGTCGGCTATGAGAGTCCATCGCAATTTTCCCGTGAATACTCGCGCCTATTTGGTAATTCCCCCAAACGAGATGTCGATATCCACTGGCTATCATCGACCTAA
- a CDS encoding efflux RND transporter periplasmic adaptor subunit: MEKSKIAKFALPVLLVSMLAACGEEEVAKKEEQYAIPVETTTVLQGNVSSFYSTTATLEAPQEANVVSRIAGLIEAINVEEGDRVQKGQILAVIDAKRQQYDLDRSEAEVKIIEQELNRLKKMSNKEFISADSMAKLEYNLQAAIAKRDLAELQVKESHVVSPINGIIAKRYVKAGNMAKEFGDLFYIVNQDELHGIVHLPEQQLTSLRLGQEAQVFSNQQSKNAIHAKVLRISPVVDPQSGTFKVTLAVPNQNAHLKAGMFTRVELKYDTHENVITVPYSALINQDNRQALYVIDGTSADHRANRREVEIGYREGDAVEVVSGLKPGEQVVTRGQQNLKDQSLVEVITPLHLASAKN; encoded by the coding sequence ATGGAAAAGTCAAAAATTGCTAAGTTCGCCCTACCCGTGCTGTTAGTGTCAATGTTAGCGGCATGCGGCGAAGAGGAAGTGGCTAAAAAAGAAGAACAATATGCCATCCCCGTCGAAACCACTACCGTACTGCAGGGTAATGTGTCTTCGTTTTATAGCACTACGGCGACCCTCGAAGCTCCGCAGGAAGCCAATGTCGTCAGCCGCATTGCCGGCCTTATCGAAGCCATTAATGTCGAAGAAGGTGACCGGGTACAAAAAGGCCAAATCCTCGCGGTTATCGATGCTAAACGTCAGCAATACGATCTCGACCGCTCCGAAGCCGAAGTGAAAATCATCGAGCAAGAGTTAAACCGTTTAAAGAAAATGAGCAACAAAGAGTTTATCAGTGCCGACTCGATGGCCAAGCTTGAGTACAACCTACAAGCTGCTATCGCCAAACGCGATCTTGCCGAACTACAAGTCAAAGAAAGCCATGTGGTCTCCCCCATCAATGGCATTATTGCTAAGCGTTATGTGAAGGCCGGTAACATGGCGAAAGAGTTTGGGGATCTGTTTTATATCGTCAATCAAGACGAACTGCACGGGATTGTGCATTTACCCGAGCAGCAATTAACTAGCCTGCGTTTAGGCCAAGAAGCCCAAGTCTTTAGCAATCAACAGAGCAAAAACGCTATCCACGCGAAAGTACTGCGCATCAGCCCAGTGGTCGACCCACAGAGCGGCACCTTTAAAGTGACGTTAGCCGTACCGAATCAGAATGCCCATTTAAAGGCCGGTATGTTCACTCGGGTCGAATTGAAGTATGACACCCATGAGAATGTAATAACCGTGCCCTACAGCGCCCTGATCAACCAAGACAACAGACAAGCCCTGTATGTGATTGACGGCACGAGCGCAGACCATCGCGCCAACCGCCGTGAAGTCGAAATTGGTTACCGTGAAGGCGACGCGGTGGAAGTGGTCTCCGGCCTCAAACCCGGCGAACAAGTCGTGACCCGTGGCCAGCAAAATTTGAAAGACCAATCCTTAGTTGAAGTCATTACCCCACTCCATTTGGCCTCAGCGAAGAACTGA
- a CDS encoding LysR family transcriptional regulator, with the protein MDIRQLKHLDALANTGSFTAAAKKLNMAQPALSQSIKRLEQSLGVTLINRTSNKNDKHLALTAEGLVLHQHATMILKQIKQAEAQIRAMANLTSGEVRIAVPGMLGSFYLPSRLMAFRHQYPELKLSLFEGGTRDALRMLQQEEVDIAIITAQDLQSDFDSQLLIREQMVIAMGAEHPLADHPAVSLNDFFDHELVMFKTGYFHREWILSQAKELGKKPNIAFETNLINLIKQIVSQGFGITSVLEMAISPKDDILAKPFDPPVFLNLHIAWKKQRPVSQADRAFVEFLMKNR; encoded by the coding sequence ATGGATATACGCCAACTTAAACATTTAGATGCACTGGCCAATACCGGCAGTTTTACCGCCGCGGCCAAGAAGCTCAATATGGCGCAGCCGGCTCTAAGCCAAAGCATTAAACGGCTCGAGCAGTCGCTTGGGGTGACTCTGATTAATCGCACCAGCAATAAGAATGACAAGCACCTCGCGCTCACCGCCGAAGGCTTAGTGCTGCATCAACATGCCACTATGATCCTAAAACAAATCAAACAGGCCGAAGCGCAAATCCGCGCTATGGCGAATCTCACCTCTGGGGAAGTGAGGATCGCGGTGCCGGGCATGCTGGGCTCCTTCTATCTGCCCTCTCGACTTATGGCGTTTCGCCATCAATATCCCGAGTTAAAGCTGTCACTGTTCGAAGGCGGTACCCGTGACGCTCTGCGGATGTTACAGCAGGAAGAGGTGGATATCGCCATCATCACCGCCCAAGATTTACAGAGTGACTTCGATAGTCAATTGTTGATCCGTGAGCAGATGGTGATCGCCATGGGCGCCGAGCACCCGCTCGCCGATCATCCAGCCGTCAGCCTCAACGACTTCTTTGACCATGAATTAGTGATGTTTAAAACCGGCTATTTCCACCGGGAATGGATCCTCTCCCAGGCCAAAGAATTGGGTAAAAAGCCCAATATCGCCTTTGAGACCAACCTAATTAACTTAATCAAACAGATTGTGTCACAGGGATTTGGGATCACTAGCGTGCTCGAAATGGCCATCAGTCCAAAAGATGACATTCTCGCCAAACCCTTTGACCCACCGGTGTTTTTAAATCTGCATATCGCGTGGAAAAAACAGCGCCCCGTCAGCCAAGCCGACCGCGCCTTTGTGGAATTTTTAATGAAAAACCGTTAA
- a CDS encoding cupin domain-containing protein, with product MNTLETASMTLIPAGSQQPIKGPSEWFTGEVVISSLFNAPPPARVGMAVVNFSAGARTHWHSHPLGQMLLVTQGEGWTQCEGGAHHDSPRGFDLV from the coding sequence ATGAATACCTTAGAAACAGCATCCATGACACTGATCCCCGCAGGATCGCAACAGCCGATTAAAGGACCGAGTGAATGGTTTACCGGTGAGGTGGTGATCAGCAGCTTATTTAATGCGCCGCCACCAGCGCGGGTGGGTATGGCCGTAGTGAACTTTTCAGCGGGCGCACGAACCCATTGGCATAGCCATCCACTCGGGCAAATGCTATTGGTCACCCAAGGTGAAGGCTGGACCCAGTGTGAAGGGGGAGCGCACCACGATTCGCCCAGGGGATTTGATTTGGTGTAA
- the tesB gene encoding acyl-CoA thioesterase II, which translates to MSQVLDDLLSLLSLEQIEIGLFRGQSQDLGFGHVFGGQVMGQALSAAKQTVPAERKVHSLHSYFLRAGDEKLPIVYEVENMRDGGSFSARRVSAIQKGRPIFHMTCSFQEPEAGFDHQAQMPEVPGPEGLLNQNELAMTLRDKVPARILEKFMEDAPIEMRLVNPLHPFAPKETEPYRYVWLRANGPMPTDAHIHEYLLAYASDFNFLVTAAQPHGVSFLTPGIRMATIDHAMWFHRPINMGEWLLYSIDSPTASGGRGYVRGQFFNQQGELVASTTQEGLIRMVKGS; encoded by the coding sequence ATGAGTCAGGTATTAGACGATCTCTTATCATTATTATCCCTCGAGCAAATTGAAATCGGGCTGTTTCGTGGTCAAAGCCAAGACTTAGGATTTGGGCATGTATTTGGTGGCCAAGTGATGGGGCAGGCCCTGAGCGCCGCTAAGCAAACCGTGCCAGCCGAGCGTAAAGTGCATTCGCTACACTCTTATTTTTTACGCGCAGGGGATGAGAAGCTCCCCATAGTCTATGAAGTGGAAAATATGCGTGACGGCGGCAGTTTTAGTGCCAGACGCGTGAGTGCAATACAAAAGGGTCGGCCGATTTTTCATATGACCTGCTCCTTCCAAGAGCCCGAAGCGGGCTTTGACCATCAGGCCCAAATGCCTGAGGTGCCGGGCCCTGAAGGGTTATTGAATCAAAACGAGCTGGCGATGACCTTAAGGGATAAAGTGCCCGCGCGCATTCTCGAAAAATTTATGGAAGACGCGCCGATTGAGATGCGGTTAGTCAATCCTTTGCATCCCTTCGCGCCCAAAGAAACCGAACCCTATCGCTATGTGTGGCTAAGGGCGAATGGGCCAATGCCAACGGATGCCCATATTCACGAGTATTTGCTGGCCTACGCCTCTGACTTTAACTTTTTAGTCACGGCGGCTCAGCCCCATGGCGTGTCGTTTTTAACGCCGGGGATCCGCATGGCAACAATCGATCATGCGATGTGGTTCCATCGCCCAATTAATATGGGAGAATGGTTGCTCTACAGTATCGACAGTCCAACCGCCAGTGGTGGGCGAGGTTATGTACGAGGCCAATTTTTTAATCAGCAGGGTGAGCTTGTCGCCTCGACGACTCAAGAGGGGCTGATCCGTATGGTAAAAGGAAGTTAA
- a CDS encoding cyclophilin-like fold protein: MNISVTANGKAYRFTLLDNPTAKDFYASLPLKLTLKDYANTEKIAMLEQKLTKAQAPKGTSAKRGDITYYAPWGNLALFYRDYGYADGLIPLGTLSNETSQEMSKAISEEFIELLSGDDLDVVFDKQP; the protein is encoded by the coding sequence ATGAACATTAGTGTGACCGCAAACGGCAAAGCGTATCGATTTACCCTCCTCGATAATCCAACGGCAAAGGATTTCTACGCCAGCTTACCCCTAAAGCTAACGCTTAAGGACTATGCCAATACGGAAAAAATCGCCATGCTCGAGCAAAAGCTCACCAAAGCGCAGGCCCCCAAAGGCACCAGCGCTAAACGTGGCGATATCACCTATTATGCCCCTTGGGGTAACTTAGCTCTGTTTTATAGGGACTATGGGTATGCCGATGGCTTAATCCCGCTCGGCACTCTTAGTAACGAGACGAGTCAAGAGATGAGCAAAGCAATTAGTGAAGAATTTATCGAACTGCTTAGCGGCGACGATCTCGATGTGGTGTTCGATAAACAGCCCTAA
- a CDS encoding NAD(P)-dependent alcohol dehydrogenase, with amino-acid sequence MQTIGYAAASAKSPLEPYHYECRELRDNDVAIEILYSGVCHSDLHTVKNNWGWTVYPTVPGHEIVGRVVQVGSQVNKYKVGDHVAVGCMVDSCQECTHCHHGEEQFCEQGFTQTYNSADRHTQELTKGGYAKHIVVRQEFVLSIPASLDLAKVAPLLCAGITTYSPLRTWNVGPGSQVAVIGMGGLGHMAIKLAAAMGAHVTVLSRSESKRSDALELGASDFLISSDLERMQQAANRFELIIDTVPTKHDITPYLPLLNVDGTLTLVGQVGPIAEVNTVPMVMGRRRIAASLIGGIAETQEMLDFCGRMNILPEVEMIKMEQINDAFERLGKSDVHYRFVIDMQASSF; translated from the coding sequence ATGCAAACCATTGGATATGCCGCAGCGTCGGCGAAAAGCCCGCTTGAACCTTATCACTATGAATGCCGTGAATTACGGGACAACGATGTCGCTATCGAAATTCTCTATAGCGGCGTCTGTCATAGCGATTTACATACAGTGAAAAACAATTGGGGCTGGACGGTTTATCCTACTGTACCAGGCCATGAAATCGTTGGCCGCGTGGTGCAAGTGGGCAGCCAAGTGAACAAATACAAGGTGGGCGATCATGTCGCTGTGGGCTGTATGGTCGACAGTTGTCAGGAATGTACCCACTGTCACCACGGTGAAGAGCAGTTTTGTGAGCAGGGTTTTACCCAAACCTACAACAGTGCCGATAGACACACCCAAGAGCTTACCAAAGGCGGCTATGCCAAGCATATCGTAGTGCGCCAAGAGTTTGTGCTGAGTATTCCGGCATCGCTCGACCTTGCTAAAGTCGCGCCCTTACTCTGTGCGGGGATCACCACCTATTCGCCGTTAAGAACTTGGAACGTTGGGCCTGGCAGTCAAGTTGCTGTTATTGGTATGGGCGGTTTAGGCCATATGGCGATCAAACTTGCGGCCGCGATGGGCGCCCATGTGACTGTGCTAAGCCGCTCGGAAAGTAAGCGCAGCGATGCGCTTGAACTCGGTGCGAGTGACTTTTTGATCTCTTCAGATCTTGAGCGCATGCAGCAAGCCGCTAATCGCTTCGAGCTTATCATCGATACCGTGCCAACAAAGCATGACATTACCCCGTACCTGCCATTATTGAATGTGGATGGCACGCTCACCTTAGTCGGTCAAGTGGGGCCGATTGCTGAAGTAAATACTGTGCCTATGGTGATGGGACGTCGCCGTATTGCCGCCTCACTCATTGGTGGCATTGCCGAGACTCAGGAGATGCTCGATTTCTGCGGCCGGATGAACATTTTGCCTGAGGTCGAGATGATCAAAATGGAGCAGATTAATGACGCCTTCGAGCGGTTGGGAAAATCCGACGTGCATTACCGATTTGTGATCGATATGCAGGCATCTTCCTTCTAG
- a CDS encoding cupin domain-containing protein, giving the protein MKGERTTIRPGDLIWCNCGKRHWHGATASSSMQHVAVQEALDGKPVDWFEPVTDTVYLNGGSVGE; this is encoded by the coding sequence GTGAAGGGGGAGCGCACCACGATTCGCCCAGGGGATTTGATTTGGTGTAATTGTGGTAAGCGTCATTGGCATGGTGCAACAGCATCATCTTCCATGCAGCATGTGGCCGTTCAAGAGGCGCTTGATGGTAAACCTGTTGATTGGTTTGAGCCTGTTACTGATACTGTGTACTTAAATGGCGGCAGTGTCGGCGAGTAA